Proteins co-encoded in one Malus sylvestris chromosome 9, drMalSylv7.2, whole genome shotgun sequence genomic window:
- the LOC126582695 gene encoding 60S ribosomal protein L7-2 produces the protein MGEEVKVVVPESVLKKRKREEEWALAKEQERVAANKKKAENRKLIFNRAKQYSEEYEQQEKELIQLKREAKLKGGFYVDPEAKLLFIIRIRGINAIDPKTKKILQLLRLRQIFNGVFLKVNKATLNMLHRVEPYVTYGYPNLKSVKELIYKRGYGKLNKQRIALTDNAIVEEALGKYGIICTEDLIHEILTVGPHFKEANNFLWPFKLKAPLGGLKKKRNHYVEGGDAGNRENYINELIRRMN, from the exons ATGGGTGAAGAAGTCAAGGTAGTGGTTCCAGAGTCCGTGTTGAAAAAGAGAAAGAGGGAAGAGGAGTGGGCCTTGGCCAAGGAACAGGAGCGTGTAGCTGCCAACAAGAAGAAGGCTGAGAACCGGAAGCTCATTTTCAACAGAGCAAAGCAGTATTCTGAGGAGTATGAGCAGCAG GAGAAAGAGTTGATCCAGTTGAAGCGTGAGGCTAAGTTGAAAGGTGGATTTTATGTTGACCCAGAGGCTAAGCTCTTGTTCATTATTCGTATCCGTGG TATCAACGCCATTGACCCAAAGACCAAGAAGATCTTGCAACTCTTGAGGCTGAGACAG ATCTTCAATGGAGTCTTCCTGAAAGTTAACAAAGCCACCCTCAATATGCTTCACAGGGTTGAACCATATGTTACTTACGG GTACCCCAACTTGAAGAGCGTCAAGGAATTGATATACAAGAGAGGGTATGGTAAGCTGAACAAGCAGAGGATTGCCTTGACTGACAACGCCATTGTTGAGGAG GCTCTTGGCAAATATGGCATCATCTGCACGGAAGATCTTATTCACGAGATCTTGACAGTTGGTCCTCATTTCAAGGAGGCCAATAATTTTCTATGGCCCTTTAAGCTTAAGGCACCACTGGGCGGTCTTAAGAAGAAGAGGAACCACTACGTTGAAGGTGGAGATGCTGGAAACCGTGAGAACTACATCAACGAGCTTATTAGGAGAATGAATTAG